One genomic window of Camelina sativa cultivar DH55 chromosome 5, Cs, whole genome shotgun sequence includes the following:
- the LOC104787720 gene encoding E3 ubiquitin-protein ligase rnf8-A-like → MENVVATVSGYHGSERFKLIKLISHSGASYVGAMSRSITHLVCWKFEGKKYDLAKKFNTVVVVNHQWVEECVKEGRRVSETPYMFESGEEVGPLIMELPAVSGEAKVTKKVNKTTETFDKYFNNGEESRRGSTSELATWMDSVLLKEKNTEANRQSVRLRTKRPSNIFEDKENTGVAESSGKGKRRLVQKRLCRNLVDLESDEESDHSWLYNSDENRNKTQDTREPDDENVRECVFEPGETSALRHPGDSATQNWDVDEIEESENWSHSAVFKRPRSNSTERKLQEDGSNYNKTDSRREETEATEKVPPAQVSCIICWTEFSSSRGILPCGHRFCYSCIQKWADRLVAERKKTTCPLCKSNFITITKIEDAGSSDQNIYSQTVPDLSSTNNTLVVLPEEEERRGFNALARVSGCSKCYLTEPEELLIRCHLCNFRRIHSYCLDPYLLPWTCKHCNDLQMMYQRRNY, encoded by the exons ATGGAAAATGTAGTGGCAACTGTGAGTGGTTACCATGGATCTGAGAGGTTCAAGCTCATCAAGCTTATTTCACATTCTGGAGCAAGTTATGTTGGGGCAATGTCAAGATCCATCACGCATTTG GTGTGTTGGAAATTCGAAGGGAAAAAGTACGATCTTGCAAAGAAGTTTAatacagtagtagtagtaaatcATCAATGGGTTGAAGAATGTGTAAAGGAAGGGAGACGAGTTTCTGAGACGCCTTATATGTTTGAAAG TGGGGAAGAGGTTGGACCTTTGATTATGGAACTTCCCGCGGTTTCAGGGGAAGCTAAAGTTACTAAGAAAGTGAATAAGACTACCGAAACTTTTGATAAATACTTTAATAATGGTGAAGAAAGCAGGAGGGGATCCACTTCTGAGCTTGCTACTTGGATGGATTCTGTCTTGTTGAAAGAG AAAAATACAGAAGCAAACAGACAGTCAGTGCGATTAAGAACAAAGAGGCCGAGTAATATTTTTGAAGACAAGGAAAACACTGGCGTGGCTGAATCTTCAGGGAAAGGAAAGAGGCGGTTAGTACAGAAACGCTTGTGCAGAAACCTTGTCGACCTTGAATCTGATGAGGAATCTGATCATAGTTGGCTTTACAATTCTGACGAGAACCGAAATAAGACTCAGGATACTAGAGAGCCTGATGATGAAAATGTAAGGGAGTGTGTTTTCGAACCAGGAGAAACATCAGCTCTTCGGCATCCTGGAGACTCTGCAACACAAAACTGGGACGTGGATGAAATAGAGGAGTCTGAAAATTGGAGTCATTCAGCTGTTTTTAAACGTCCGAGATCAAATAGTACAGAGAGAAAACTGCAAGAGGATGGGTCAAACTACAACAAAACTGAttcaagaagagaagagacagaAGCAACTGAGAAGGTTCCTCCTGCACAGGTTTCTTGTATCATATGCTGGACCGAGTTTAGTTCCAGTAGAGGCATCCTCCCTTGCGGGCATAGGTTTTGTTATTCCTGCATCCAGAAATGGGCAGACCGTTTG GTTGcagaaaggaagaagacaacatGTCCATTGTGCAAGTCCAATTTCATCACCATAACAAAAATAGAAGACGCTGGATCATCCGACCAAAACATATATTCACAAACAGTCCCTGACCTATCTTCAACAAATAACACTCTTGTAGTACtccctgaagaagaagaaagacgaggCTTCAATGCACTG GCTCGAGTTTCAGGTTGCAGCAAATGCTACTTGACTGAGCCGGAGGAGCTTCTCATAAGATGTCACCTCTGCAATTTCCGGCGCATCCACTCTTATTGTTTAGACCCTTACCTGCTTCCTTGGACCTGCAAGCATTGCAATGATCTTCAGATGATGTACCAGCGTCGtaactattaa
- the LOC104787721 gene encoding F-box/LRR-repeat protein At1g67190, which translates to MDYLPVEVIGNILSRLGGARDVVIASATCRKWREAYRKHLQSLTFNSADWPFYRDLTTNRLEILITQTIFQTTGLQGLSIVMDDANKFSAGTVIAWLMYTRDTLRRLSYNVRTTPNVNILEICGRQKLEDLVLAHNSITGVEPSFQRFPCLRSLSLSYVSISALDLNLLLSACPMIESLELVSLEIAMSDAQVTIELSSPTLKSVYFDGISLDKFILEADSIEFLHMKDCVLELFELIGNGTLKHFKLDDVSVIHLDIMETSESLEVVDVNHFTMVWPKFYQMISRSQKLRKLRLWDVVFDDDDEIIDLESIAAGFSQLTHLSLSYDLKDGAAHYSLQGTTQLVNVTVLELGWTVINDVFSIWVEELLRRCPNLKKLVIYGVVSETKTQGDCQILATFTWSIVQLMRKYIHVEVQFEYE; encoded by the coding sequence ATGGACTATCTTCCTGTGGAAGTTATTGGAAACATACTCTCACGTCTCGGTGGAGCTCGAGACGTCGTGATTGCTTCCGCCACATGTAGAAAATGGCGTGAAGCTTATCGTAAACATCTCCAGTCCCTTACTTTCAATTCCGCTGATTGGCCGTTTTATCGAGACCTCACAACCAACCGTCTCGAGATCCTTATAACTCAAACCATTTTCCAAACCACGGGGTTACAAGGTCTCTCCATTGTGATGGATGATGCTAACAAGTTCTCCGCTGGTACTGTTATCGCTTGGCTTATGTATACTAGAGACACGTTGCGTCGTTTGTCTTATAACGTTCGAACCACTCCTAATGTTAACATTCTTGAGATCTGTGGGAGACAAAAGCTTGAGGATTTGGTTTTGGCTCATAACTCGATCACTGGTGTTGAACCTAGTTTTCAGAGGTTTCCTTGTTTGAGATCACTTTCGTTGAGTTATGTTAGTATTTCGGCTTTGGATTTGAATCTTTTGCTTAGTGCTTGTCCTATGATTGAGAGTTTGGAGCTTGTGAGTCTTGAGATTGCCATGTCGGATGCTCAAGTGACGATTGAACTTAGTAGCCCGACGCTGAAGAGTGTTTATTTCGATGGGATTAGTTTGGATAAGTTTATCTTGGAGGCTGATAGTATTGAGTTCTTGCATATGAAAGACTGTGTTCTCGAGCTTTTTGAGCTTATAGGAAACGGGACTTTGAAGCATTTTAAGCTTGATGATGTTAGTGTGATTCATCTTGATATCATGGAAACTTCTGAAAGCCTTGAAGTTGTTGATGTTAATCACTTTACGATGGTTTGGCCAAAGTTTTATCAGATGATCTCAAGATCACAGAAACTTAGGAAACTCCGTCTGTGGGATGTGGTCtttgatgatgacgatgagaTCATCGATCTTGAGTCTATTGCTGCTGGTTTCTCTCAACTGACACATCTTTCTTTAAGCTACGACCTGAAAGATGGAGCTGCTCATTACAGTTTGCAAGGGACGACTCAGTTGGTTAATGTGACTGTGTTGGAGCTCGGATGGACCGTGATCAATGATGTTTTCTCAATCTGGGTCGAGGAGTTGCTGAGAAGATGTCCGAATCTGAAGAAGCTGGTCATTTATGGGGTTGTCTCAGAAACCAAAACACAAGGAGATTGTCAAATTCTGGCTACATTCACATGGTCCATTGTTCAACTCATGAGGAAGTACATTCATGTCGAGGTACAATTCGAGTACGAGTAa
- the LOC104789656 gene encoding MADS-box transcription factor PHERES 2-like produces MKKLAQLSTLCDIKTCAVIYSPYSPDPEAWPSREGAEKVISDFMEVSTGDRNKRMFDQERFLHVRIAKEEAKLRKMRTDNQNFEIQNIMFGCLKGEIDVHKLGEKDRQDLSSFIDTYINKLTCRRQNLMENGESFSRLPPSVVVDAVVVPVGDYDHMNQNQNQQKSIQRQEDGDPMDWNHHQPKTDDIAITATDVGAPNTTNN; encoded by the exons ATGAAGAAACTTGCTCAGCTGTCGACTCTCTGTGACATCAAGACGTGTGCGGTTATCTACAGTCCATACAGCCCAGACCCTGAGGCTTGGCCATCAAGAGAAGGCGCTGAGAAAGTGATATCAGATTTTATGGAGGTTTCGACAGGTGATCGGAATAAAAGGATGTTTGATCAAGAACGTTTTCTTCATGTGAGGATTGCTAAAGAGGAAGCGAAATTGCGAAAAATGCGTACtgataaccaaaattttgagattCAAAATATTATGTTTGGTTGTCTTAAAGGAGAGATTGATGTGCATAAGCTTGGTGAAAAGGATCGTCAAGATTTAAGTTCTTTTATTGATACCTATATAAACAAGCTTACTTGCAGGAGGCAGAACCTTATGGAGAATGGTGAATCTTTTTCTCGTTTACCTCCTTCTGTTGTTGTAGATGCAGTTGTTGTCCCAGTTGGAGATTATGATCacatgaatcaaaatcaaaatcagcaGAAATCGATTCAACGCCAAG AGGATGGAGACCCCATGGACTGGAACCATCACCAACCTAAAACTGATGATATTGCTATCACCGCTACTGATGTTGGTGCTCCTAACACCACCAACAATTGA
- the LOC104787718 gene encoding protein FLX-like 2, translating to MESNGRIHPSHHMRRPLPPGPGGIAHPEAFVGHGAIPPPSAAQGVYPSYNMLPPHEVMEQKFVAQHGELQRLAIENQRLGATHGILRQELVAAQHELQMLQGQIGSMKSEREQRMRGLAEKVAKMETELQKSEAVKLELQQAHAEARSLVVAREELMSKVHQLTQELQKASSDVQQIPALMSELESLRQEYQQCRATYDYEKKFYNDHLESLQAMEKNYMTMAREVEKLQAQLMNSANSDRRAGGPYGSNINAEMDASGHQSGNSYYDDAYGHQGYVPQPVAGNATGPNPVVAASQYPYPGVTQPEYYPPRPGYNFPRGPPPGSYDPTTRLPTGPYGAPFPPGPSNNTPYGSAATAGAHGNPSRR from the exons ATGGAAAGCAACGGAAGAATCCATCCATCTCATCATATGAGGCGTCCTCTTCCTCCAGGTCCCGGCGGTATTGCGCACCCGGAGGCTTTTGTTGGTCACGGTGCTATACCACCGCCTTCAGCTGCTCAGGGTGTGTATCCTTCTTACAACATGTTGCCACCACATGAAGTTATGGAGCAAAAATTCGTGGCACAACACGGGGAACTGCAAAGGCTTGCTATAGAGAATCAAAGACTTGGTGCAACTCATGGTATTTTAAGACAAGAGCTAGTTGCAGCGCAGCACGAATTGCAGATGTTGCAAGGGCAAATTGGGTCTATGAAGTCTGAGAGAGAGCAACGGATGAGGGGTCTTGCTGAGAAAGTTGCGAAAATGGAGACTGAGCTTCAGAAGTCTGAGGCTGTGAAGTTGGAGTTGCAACAAGCACATGCTGAGGCACGTAGCTTGGTTGTGGCGAGGGAAGAGCTTATGTCTAAAGTGCATCAGTTGACTCAGGAACTTCAGAAAGCTAGTTCAGATGTTCAGCAGATACCTGCTCTGATGTCTGAACTTGAGAGTTTAAGACAGGAGTACCAGCAATGCAG GGCAACATATGATTATGAGAAGAAATTTTACAACGACCATCTCGAGTCACTTCAGGCAATGGAGAAGAACTACATGACTATGGCTAGGGAAGTAGAAAAACTTCAAGCACAGTTAATGAACAGTGCAAATTCAGACAGAAGAGCCG GTGGCCCTTATGGTAGCAACATAAATGCTGAAATGGACGCTTCTGGGCATCAGAGTGGAAACAGTTACTATGACGATGCTTATGGTCATCAG GGATATGTTCCTCAACCAGTTGCTGGTAACGCAACTGGACCAAATCCAGTTGTTGCTGCATCTCAATACCCTTATCCAGGAGTAACTCAGCCAGAGTACTACCCTCCAAGACCCGGTTACAACTTCCCAAGAGGACCCCCTCCAGGTTCATATGACCCAACAACAAGGTTACCCACAGGACCATACGGCGCTCCATTTCCACCTGGACCTTCCAACAATACTCCGTATGGGTCAGCTGCAACAGCCGGTGCACACGGAAACCCTAGTCGCAGATGA